The sequence below is a genomic window from Streptosporangium lutulentum.
CGATGCGCGCGACGAGCCGGGGCGGCATGTCCGCTGACCGGCGCACGCGCCGTCGGGGCACCGGATCATGAGGCTGACGGTCGCGGTGTGCGGGGTTCCGCGGTGGTTCGGCGCCCAACCGGGGTAGGGGAGAGGCAGGAAAGGTGATCGACGGCACCACCGGCTGAGAGCGGGGGGATGGACATGAGGAAACCGCTGAACGTCTGGCTGATCGTCTCCTGTATCGCGTTCATCGTCCTGCTGGCGCTCACCCTCGGGGCCGGGATCTCCCAGAGGTGGCCGCTCTTCCTGGCGAGCATCGTGCTGACCGCGGTGGCCGCCACCTGCGCGCTGGTCACGGGGGAGTGGCTGACGACCCTCCGCAGGGGCGGCTCCGCAGAGCCCAGGTCCAGAGCCCGGCACCGCTGAGCGCCGCCGGTCGGCGGGAGGGCTCCGGGGGCACCGATTCCGGCTGAGGTGCCGGGCGGGGCGGTGGGCAGACGGGCGATCGAGCGCTCAGCCGGCGGCGGCGCCGAACCACCTGGGCAGCCGGTCGAGCAGATCCCGCTGGTCCTCACCGACCCACGCCACGTGGCCGTCCGGCCGCAGCAGCATCGCGGGCACCTCCAGTTCCCCGCCGGCGTCGACGACGTGGTCGACCCGATCCGCCCAGCCCTCCACCGAGAGCCCGCCGGTCCGGTCGAGCAGCAGCCCGCGGCCGCCGTGCATCAGTTCGTAGAGGCGACCCCGCTTCAGCTCCACGTCCCGCATCCGCCGGCCGAGCAACTCGTGCCCCTCGCCGAAGTCGTAGCGGACCCCGATCGCAGTGATCTTCTCGGTCAGGTACCGGTTCACGTCCTCGAAGCGCATCAACTCCGACAGCAGCCGGCGCACCGACCGGGGACCCGGCTCGGTGGACAGCAGCTCCATCTGCGCGCGGGTGTTGTCCAGCACGTCGGCGGCCACCGGGTGCCGTTCGGTGTGGTAGCTGTCCAGCAGTCCCTCAGGTGCCCAGCCGTTGACCGTGGCGGCCAGTTTCCAGCCGAGGTTGAACGCGTCCTGGATACCGAGGTTGAGCCCCTGCCCGCCGGTGGGCGGGTGGATGTGCGCCGCGTCGCCGGCCAGCAGCACCCGCCCGTCCCGGTAGCGCTCGGCCAGCCGGGTAGCGTCGCCGAATCGGGAGAGCCGGCGCGGTGAGTGCGCGCCGAAGTCGGTGCCGGCGAACACCCGCAACCGCTGCTTGAACTCCTCGATGGACGGAGGGGCCGTGCGGTCCTCGGCCACCCCCTCGGCGGGCACGACGACGCGGTACACCCCGTCCCCGAGGGGCCCGAGGCCGAACCGCTTCTGGGTCTCGCGGACCTCCGCGACGACGGCGGCGACCGTCGCCGGATCCTCGGTCACCTCCATCTCGCCCAGCAGCGTCTCGACCCTGGTGGGCTCACCGGGGAAGCCGACGCCGAGCAGCTTGCGCACCGTGCTGCGGCCGCCGTCGCAGCCGACGAGGTAGCGCGAGCGCAGCCGCGTGCCGTCGGCCAGCTCGACGGTCACCCCGTGGTCGTCCTGGCTCAGCCCGACCAGTTCGCGGCCGCGCCGGATCTCGGCGCCGAGTTCGGTGGCGCGCTCGGCCAGCAGGCGATCGGTGATGGTCTGCGGGATGCCGAGGACGTAGGGATGCGCGGTGTCCAGCCGGTCGGGCGAGGGCTTCTCGATGCCGGCGAAGAAACCGCCGACCGGGTGCCGCCGGCCGTGCGCGAGGAACCGCTCCAGCAGCCCGCGCTGATCCATCACCTCGATGCTGCGCACGTGCAGGCCGAGCGCGCGGACATACCCGGCCGGCTCCGCCTCCTTCTCCAGCACGAGCGCGTGCACGCCGTGCAGCCGCAACTCACCGGCCAGCATCAATCCGGTCGGTCCGCCGCCGGCAATGATCACGTCAATCATGAGCCCCCCATTCAACAAGATCGCGTTTCGCCAGACGCTTCGCGCACCCGCACGCCCTCACCTCCGCGCCGAGTGCCCGCGGCCGTGTCGTGAGTCTCCCCGCCGGTTCGGCGTCCCACGGGACCACACACGTCGACAGGAGCACACGTGTGTCGCGAACCCCTGATTTCCGCAGGTTCTGGCTTCGGCTGGAGATTCTGCAGCATGACCCGGGTCTTGCCGCAAGCCCCCCGGTACGCTATACGTTGAAAGTGGCAGGGAGTGAGTGACCTCCTTGCCTTTTCCTTTTGCCGTCCGCTGTGAACGGACAAGCCCCTCCCGAAGCGGTGTCGCGCCGCGTACGGCGATGCCGCCACGGGCCGGGCCTCGAAACCGAGCTTCGCGTTCTGGTCGGCCTCCTCCGGCCGCGCGGCCGTCAACCGCCGCGCGGCGTCCAAAGCGCGCACTCGGCCGGCCAGGTGTCCCGCGCGCCGCCGCTCATGTGCCACGGGCCGGAACGGTCGCCTCCGGCGAGGACGCCCATACCGCCGCCTCTTCCGCCAGGGTTCATCGCCCGCTCGTGACGGCGTCATCCGCGCTTCTCGGGTGATCTCTTTAATCGGGTGCTGCCTTGATCGAACTGGGCGTAGCGGGGGCGTCGCCTCCGTGTCATCTCCTGACCCGAGGTTCCAATGAAATTGATGGTCTTGAACCATCGGCATATGACGTCACTGACGGTGGCGCTCGCCGCGGCGGCCACGCTGGCGGTCTCACCCGCCGTCGCGTACGCGGACGGCAGCCGGCCCGCGCCGGTCACCGGCGGAATACCTTTGATCGACACGACCGAGGAGATCGGTCCGGCGATCAACCTGCAGCACGTGAAGGCGCTCGACCAGAAGGGCTGGTACGACGCGCAGTTCCTGACCGTGGACCTGTCCGACAGGGCGGTCAGCACGGATCTGATCACCTCCGGACCGGTCGCGTCCGGCGGGCCGCTCAGCGTGGCCGCCAACAAGGCCGGCGCCGTCGCGGGCGTCAACGGCGAGTTCTTCGACATCGGCAACTCCAACGCGGCGCTCGGTGGCGAGGTCCAGAACGGGCAGCTCGTCAAGTCCGCCGACATCGGCGGCCGCCAGCACGTCGGCGTCAGCGGCGACGGCATCGCCCAGCTCGTGGACCTCGCGGTCAACGCGACCGCGAACTTCACGGGCGCGGACCACACGATCCTGTCGCTCAACGCGGCGAACGGCGGTGGGGTCCCCGCGGACGGCCTGATCGCGTTCACGTCCGTGTGGGGCGACTACAGCCGCAACCGCGGCCTGACGGGCGTGGCCAACGACGAGATCGCCGA
It includes:
- the rox gene encoding rifampin monooxygenase encodes the protein MIDVIIAGGGPTGLMLAGELRLHGVHALVLEKEAEPAGYVRALGLHVRSIEVMDQRGLLERFLAHGRRHPVGGFFAGIEKPSPDRLDTAHPYVLGIPQTITDRLLAERATELGAEIRRGRELVGLSQDDHGVTVELADGTRLRSRYLVGCDGGRSTVRKLLGVGFPGEPTRVETLLGEMEVTEDPATVAAVVAEVRETQKRFGLGPLGDGVYRVVVPAEGVAEDRTAPPSIEEFKQRLRVFAGTDFGAHSPRRLSRFGDATRLAERYRDGRVLLAGDAAHIHPPTGGQGLNLGIQDAFNLGWKLAATVNGWAPEGLLDSYHTERHPVAADVLDNTRAQMELLSTEPGPRSVRRLLSELMRFEDVNRYLTEKITAIGVRYDFGEGHELLGRRMRDVELKRGRLYELMHGGRGLLLDRTGGLSVEGWADRVDHVVDAGGELEVPAMLLRPDGHVAWVGEDQRDLLDRLPRWFGAAAG